One genomic window of Paramormyrops kingsleyae isolate MSU_618 chromosome 22, PKINGS_0.4, whole genome shotgun sequence includes the following:
- the LOC111839612 gene encoding synaptogyrin-2-like, with protein MDSSAYGASLAGGAFDFLGFLKQPQTIVRILSWVFAIIVFATIVAEGYATTGSATTDAKCMFNQNDGACSYAVTIGVIAFLACVIFLVLDAYFPQISNAKERKYIVSADLIFSGAWTFLWFVCFCYLANQWAKTNVTNGVIADAARGAVAFSFFSTVSWGLLVFFAVGRYRQGVTEFGQTYADPAHDTPYPPYATGAPQGYQQSPFTSGTQQQQGEGSYLPPSY; from the exons ATGGACTCTAGCGCGTACGGCGCCTCGCTGGCCGGGGGCGCTTTCGATTTTCTTGGTTTTTTGAAACAGCCCCAAACTATAGTGCGGATTTTGAGTTGG GTGTTCGCCATCATCGTTTTCGCCACCATTGTGGCCGAGGGTTATGCCACCACGGGCAGTGCGACCACGGATGCCAAGTGCATGTTTAACCAGAACGACGGAGCCTGCAGCTACGCTGTGACTATTGGTGTGATCGCCTTCCTGGCGTGCGTCATTTTCCTGGTCCTGGATGCCTACTTTCCTCAGATCAGCAATGCCAAAGAGAGGAAGTACATCGTCAGTGCAGACCTGATATTCTCAG GAGCGTGGACATTCCTGTGGTTTGTATGCTTCTGCTACCTGGCCAATCAGTGGGCTAAAACCAACGTGACGAACGGTGTCATCGCCGACGCGGCCCGTGGCGCCGTTGCCTTCTCCTTCTTCTCCACCGTCAGCTGG GGCCTTCTGGTTTTCTTCGCGGTGGGAAGGTACCGCCAAGGGGTGACGGAGTTTGGGCAGACTTATGCCGACCCGGCCCACGACACTCCGTACCCACCCTATGCCACTGGAGCTCCTCAGGGTTACCAGCAGTCTCCCTTCACCAGCGgcacgcagcagcagcagggtgaAGGATCCTACCTGCCCCCCTCCTACTAG